The Sphingomonas sanxanigenens DSM 19645 = NX02 genome includes a region encoding these proteins:
- a CDS encoding HAD-IIIA family hydrolase, protein MVDQCAILLGGLGTRLGSLTRETPKPLLPVGGTPFIELLVREAWRQGFRKVVLLAGYKSERVFDYVDALRARMPQGHTIDVVVELEPLGTGGAVANALPVLDERFLLLNGDTWFDCNWNALCSTDVVGERLDNASLAVRAVPLADRYETIDFSADGQVRAVVPRGEALAAPYYVNGGAYCLSRDHVRGLGERFSIEQDVLPRLAAAGKLRARRFEGYFLDIGVPESYERSQVEVPAQRRRPALFLDRDGVLNQDEGYVGTTDRFRWIDGAMEAVRLANDLGYYVFMVTNQAGVARGYYPVENVSALFDWMNAQLRAQGAHIDDWRFCPYHPDGTVEQYSHVHPWRKPEPGMLLDLMEHWDIDVPASLLVGDQDTDLAAARAAGVAAHKFAGGNLRDFVAPHLVSQTDSTEVTT, encoded by the coding sequence ATGGTCGACCAATGCGCGATCCTGCTCGGCGGGCTGGGCACCCGCCTGGGCAGCCTGACCCGTGAGACGCCCAAGCCACTGCTGCCCGTCGGCGGCACGCCCTTCATCGAACTGCTCGTTCGTGAGGCGTGGCGCCAGGGTTTCCGCAAGGTGGTGCTGCTGGCGGGCTACAAGTCCGAACGGGTGTTCGATTACGTCGATGCCCTGCGCGCCCGCATGCCGCAGGGGCACACCATCGACGTGGTGGTGGAACTGGAGCCGCTAGGCACCGGGGGCGCCGTCGCCAATGCGCTGCCAGTGCTGGACGAGCGATTCCTGCTGTTGAACGGGGATACCTGGTTCGACTGCAACTGGAACGCGCTGTGCAGCACCGATGTCGTGGGCGAAAGGCTGGACAACGCTTCGCTCGCGGTGCGTGCGGTGCCGCTGGCGGACCGCTACGAAACCATCGACTTCTCGGCCGACGGGCAGGTGAGGGCGGTCGTGCCCCGCGGAGAGGCGCTTGCCGCGCCGTACTACGTCAACGGCGGGGCCTATTGCCTGTCGCGCGATCATGTGCGCGGGCTGGGCGAACGCTTTTCGATCGAGCAGGATGTGCTGCCTCGCCTGGCGGCGGCGGGCAAGCTACGCGCACGCAGGTTCGAGGGGTACTTCCTCGACATCGGCGTGCCGGAATCCTACGAACGCAGCCAAGTCGAAGTGCCCGCGCAGCGTCGCAGGCCCGCGCTGTTCCTTGATCGAGACGGCGTGCTCAACCAGGACGAAGGCTATGTCGGCACGACCGATCGCTTCCGCTGGATCGACGGCGCGATGGAGGCCGTGCGCCTAGCCAACGACCTGGGCTATTACGTCTTCATGGTCACCAACCAAGCCGGCGTCGCCCGGGGCTACTACCCGGTGGAGAACGTGAGCGCGCTGTTCGACTGGATGAATGCGCAACTGCGCGCGCAGGGCGCACACATCGACGACTGGCGCTTCTGCCCCTATCATCCCGATGGCACCGTGGAGCAGTACAGCCACGTTCATCCGTGGCGCAAGCCGGAGCCGGGCATGCTGCTGGACCTCATGGAACACTGGGACATTGATGTCCCGGCCAGCCTCCTCGTCGGCGATCAGGACACCGACCTTGCCGCCGCGCGCGCCGCTGGCGTCGCCGCGCACAAGTTCGCAGGCGGAAACCTGCGCGACTTCGTCGCCCCCCACCTTGTTAGCCAGACAGATTCTACGGAAGTCACGACATGA
- a CDS encoding glycosyltransferase: MIAIINNIPASVLAERTVQLYADPVRPVPPAFADLRIDIVRYAPFRREAVLVVEPAGAVADVSLRDMVQPAIRGMMRVLTVIDRGTVAHGDGEGISQLLELRMHQAVGGDEGESGHVVTVAVPVAVDESLRAPCNTLDQASLEVLFAGGQPVLAVDGALAMDKDIMRAVLGLTRRNPARILVCGESAAVGAPEVYVLRPGPALLGRIAARSLAVLVPAAGGSQALSMPEVLGLGGRCVAVGQTLQVHDLGELAALPAGATALSSAPDYAVLWDQVLTAAPSAPVAPVPERPRIALVTPIFPQKGGPPHSSLDLALALTRIAQLDIWTDGDMLPAHRARMNAVYRLDATFEADRYDGIVYVLGNHPMYLKIFDMMREHGGTLILHDAHMVDFLNHRYGRKRLGVLLSQEHGAPIDASDPGQVIAKLAEYGRPFLREIVRHANPTIVHSPTSAAVLHNLYGIDANYFPVAMPYPFERPELTPEARLQAKLALGIAASRPCIASFGEVHMMKGAKQCLFVMKELLDWGIDFQFLFVGPVDKSLGNELRERIDQYGLQDHVVIKGPVSEADYIQHLKAVDIVLQIRQIPFGQVSGALLDAVSAGMHGVASENLARSIEAPPLVRRVNDKASPTIYAEQLAEMIAAKSYEDRPGPGWEDFTVKHDFARYARNLLSMLFGKRDG, translated from the coding sequence ATGATCGCGATCATCAACAATATTCCCGCTTCTGTATTGGCTGAGCGGACGGTGCAGCTCTACGCTGATCCTGTGCGGCCGGTGCCCCCGGCATTCGCCGATTTACGTATCGACATTGTCCGCTACGCGCCGTTTCGCCGCGAAGCAGTGCTTGTCGTCGAACCGGCGGGGGCCGTGGCCGATGTCAGCCTGCGCGACATGGTGCAGCCCGCAATCCGCGGTATGATGCGGGTTTTGACAGTTATAGATCGAGGAACTGTCGCACACGGCGACGGGGAGGGCATCAGCCAGCTGCTGGAATTGCGCATGCATCAGGCGGTAGGCGGGGACGAGGGGGAGAGCGGTCACGTCGTAACAGTGGCCGTTCCCGTCGCCGTGGATGAGAGCCTGCGCGCGCCCTGCAATACGCTGGACCAGGCCTCGCTCGAGGTGCTTTTTGCCGGTGGCCAGCCGGTACTGGCAGTTGATGGCGCGCTGGCGATGGACAAGGACATCATGCGCGCGGTCCTCGGGCTGACGCGACGCAATCCCGCACGCATTCTGGTCTGCGGCGAAAGTGCCGCGGTCGGTGCGCCCGAAGTTTACGTGCTGCGTCCCGGTCCAGCCCTGCTTGGGCGGATCGCCGCCCGGTCGCTGGCGGTGTTGGTTCCCGCCGCCGGCGGATCGCAGGCACTGTCGATGCCCGAAGTGCTGGGGCTCGGCGGGCGCTGCGTGGCTGTGGGGCAGACGCTTCAGGTCCACGATCTGGGTGAACTGGCAGCGCTCCCGGCCGGGGCCACAGCGCTGTCGTCCGCGCCGGATTATGCCGTATTATGGGATCAGGTGCTGACCGCCGCGCCATCAGCGCCGGTGGCTCCCGTGCCTGAGCGGCCCAGGATTGCGCTGGTCACGCCGATCTTCCCGCAGAAGGGCGGCCCCCCGCACTCCTCGCTCGATCTTGCGCTAGCGCTGACGCGAATCGCGCAGCTCGATATCTGGACCGATGGCGACATGCTGCCCGCGCACCGCGCCCGCATGAACGCGGTGTATCGACTGGACGCGACGTTCGAGGCGGATCGTTACGACGGGATCGTCTATGTCCTCGGCAATCATCCGATGTACCTGAAGATCTTCGACATGATGCGTGAGCATGGTGGGACACTGATCCTACATGACGCGCACATGGTCGATTTCCTCAACCATCGTTATGGACGCAAGCGGCTCGGCGTGCTCCTTTCGCAGGAGCATGGCGCGCCGATCGATGCATCCGACCCCGGGCAGGTCATCGCCAAACTGGCCGAATATGGCCGACCGTTCCTACGCGAGATTGTGCGGCACGCAAACCCGACGATCGTGCACAGCCCGACCTCGGCGGCGGTGCTTCACAACCTGTACGGGATCGATGCGAATTATTTTCCGGTAGCCATGCCCTATCCATTCGAGCGACCAGAACTGACCCCGGAAGCCCGCCTGCAGGCCAAGCTGGCGCTAGGTATCGCGGCCTCGCGCCCTTGCATCGCATCCTTCGGCGAAGTGCACATGATGAAGGGCGCCAAGCAGTGCCTGTTCGTGATGAAGGAACTGCTCGACTGGGGCATCGACTTCCAGTTCCTGTTCGTGGGCCCGGTCGACAAGTCACTGGGCAACGAACTGCGCGAGCGGATCGATCAGTACGGCCTGCAGGACCATGTCGTCATTAAGGGGCCGGTTTCCGAAGCCGACTATATCCAGCACCTGAAGGCCGTCGATATCGTGCTGCAAATCCGGCAGATCCCCTTCGGCCAGGTGTCCGGCGCACTCCTCGATGCGGTATCGGCGGGGATGCACGGCGTCGCGTCCGAGAACCTCGCGCGGTCGATCGAGGCGCCGCCGCTGGTGCGGCGGGTCAACGACAAGGCTTCGCCCACGATCTATGCCGAGCAGCTGGCCGAGATGATCGCCGCGAAAAGCTATGAGGACCGGCCCGGACCCGGGTGGGAGGATTTTACCGTCAAGCACGATTTCGCCCGCTATGCCCGCAATCTGCTGTCAATGCTGTTCGGCAAGCGGGACGGATGA
- a CDS encoding class I SAM-dependent methyltransferase — MSSIPLENKDVSSKLIADYLHSLLTEGSPNPEWGKIAFLRSIDPASRVLDLGCGNNSPKLTKDVIPECHYIGIDVEDNNQSSERFSDEYMIVKSCNFRSAIELYENSIDAVISSHNIEHCEDRYGTTEALARSLKPGGKAYISFPAQDSTSFPKRSGTLNYYDDEGHLSEPPDFGKIISILTANGLEILYATTRYQPPIHWILGLGNEDLSSETGEIKEGTWCYWGFESVIWAEKAKAA; from the coding sequence ATGAGCAGCATACCCCTAGAGAACAAGGACGTATCGTCCAAGCTGATTGCCGATTACCTACACTCACTGCTGACGGAAGGATCGCCAAACCCGGAATGGGGCAAGATCGCATTCCTGCGATCCATTGACCCCGCAAGTCGCGTGCTTGACCTGGGCTGCGGGAATAACTCTCCGAAGTTGACGAAGGATGTCATTCCCGAGTGCCATTACATTGGAATTGATGTTGAGGATAACAATCAGTCGTCTGAACGATTTTCCGACGAATACATGATCGTGAAGTCATGCAATTTCCGAAGTGCCATAGAACTCTACGAAAATAGCATCGACGCGGTCATATCCTCGCACAACATAGAGCACTGCGAAGATCGCTATGGAACTACCGAGGCGCTTGCCCGGTCGCTGAAACCGGGGGGGAAGGCCTATATCTCCTTCCCGGCCCAGGACAGCACGTCGTTTCCCAAAAGGTCTGGCACGCTGAATTACTACGACGATGAAGGCCATCTGTCGGAGCCGCCGGATTTCGGAAAAATCATCTCCATCCTGACAGCCAACGGGCTTGAGATCCTCTACGCGACCACGCGATATCAGCCGCCCATTCACTGGATTCTCGGCCTCGGCAACGAAGATCTGTCCTCCGAGACCGGCGAGATAAAGGAGGGGACGTGGTGCTACTGGGGGTTCGAATCCGTCATCTGGGCTGAAAAAGCCAAGGCCGCCTGA
- a CDS encoding IS110 family transposase, which translates to MAAIGDINRFSSPQKLVSYCGLNPRVRQSGLGAAHQWRISKVGRSHARAMLVEAAWAAAKTPGPLHAFFARIRPSVAIRWRLSPWLAS; encoded by the coding sequence GTGGCGGCGATCGGCGACATTAATCGCTTCTCGAGCCCGCAAAAGCTGGTGAGCTACTGCGGCCTTAACCCGCGGGTACGCCAGTCAGGTCTCGGTGCGGCTCACCAGTGGCGGATCAGCAAGGTCGGCCGCAGTCACGCTAGGGCAATGCTGGTCGAAGCGGCATGGGCAGCCGCAAAGACGCCTGGGCCGCTACACGCCTTCTTTGCGCGTATCCGGCCAAGCGTGGCCATCAGGTGGCGGCTGTCGCCTTGGCTCGCAAGCTGA
- a CDS encoding dehydrogenase, whose amino-acid sequence MFERLIHRNVRARAPLRLGLGGGGTDLLPYCDDFGGVVLNATIDRYAYAHLASRDDGRIVLRADDLGSGDELPATLDFSIREGLVLHRATYKMMMERYNDGKAMPLTISTTIDVPAGSGLGASSALTVALIEAFALALKLPLGPYEIAEMAYDIERVQLGMLGGKQDQYAAAFGGFNFIEFLKGGVGVIVNPLRLHREYLNEFESSLVICFSGQSRESARIIEDQVSGLKQMDDKTIFSMHEIKEHATRMKTMLLGGQIRQTADVLQQAWLAKKNTASTISNGTIDGLLDVAMRNGAWGGKVSGAGGGGFIMLLADPSLRHHLIEALNDAGGSASAVRLTFEGVEAWAVPE is encoded by the coding sequence ATGTTCGAACGGCTGATTCACCGAAACGTCCGCGCGCGTGCGCCGTTGCGTCTGGGGTTAGGCGGAGGCGGCACCGACCTGCTGCCCTATTGCGACGACTTTGGCGGAGTCGTGCTCAATGCCACCATCGACCGTTATGCCTATGCCCATCTGGCAAGCAGGGACGACGGGCGCATCGTGTTGCGCGCCGACGACCTGGGCAGCGGGGATGAACTGCCCGCCACGCTAGATTTCAGCATCCGCGAAGGGCTGGTGCTGCACCGCGCCACCTACAAGATGATGATGGAGCGGTATAACGACGGCAAGGCGATGCCGTTGACCATCTCCACCACGATCGACGTTCCGGCGGGGTCGGGCCTCGGCGCGTCCTCGGCGCTGACCGTGGCCCTGATCGAGGCGTTCGCCCTCGCGCTCAAGCTGCCGCTCGGCCCTTACGAGATCGCCGAGATGGCCTATGATATCGAGCGCGTCCAGCTAGGCATGCTGGGCGGCAAGCAGGACCAGTATGCGGCGGCATTCGGCGGGTTCAACTTCATCGAGTTCCTGAAGGGCGGGGTCGGCGTCATCGTCAACCCGCTGCGCTTGCATCGCGAATACCTGAACGAGTTCGAATCCTCGTTGGTGATCTGTTTCAGCGGCCAGTCGCGGGAATCCGCCCGGATCATCGAGGACCAGGTGTCCGGCCTCAAGCAGATGGACGACAAGACCATCTTCTCGATGCACGAGATCAAAGAACACGCCACCCGCATGAAGACCATGCTGCTGGGCGGCCAGATCCGGCAGACCGCCGACGTGCTGCAGCAGGCTTGGCTGGCCAAGAAGAACACCGCCTCAACCATTTCCAACGGCACCATCGACGGCCTGCTGGACGTGGCGATGCGCAATGGCGCGTGGGGCGGCAAGGTATCGGGCGCGGGCGGTGGCGGCTTCATCATGCTGCTGGCCGATCCGTCGCTGCGTCATCACCTGATCGAGGCGCTCAACGACGCGGGCGGTAGTGCCAGCGCGGTGCGTCTGACGTTCGAAGGCGTGGAAGCCTGGGCGGTTCCGGAATGA
- a CDS encoding AGE family epimerase/isomerase yields the protein MTLEGVPNDEYFRTFVQARHIYSMVAAGRAGWTGPWRALVDETMRVVIARAKRPDGFYVHRLDRDAAVLDARADLYDQAFVLFALGTAGGALGEKSFFDEAETLLDTIEANWSHPEGGFREGEIVDPSVRRQNPHMHLFEAFSALHEASGRKRFGDAAVAVAELCRTRLVDPVSGALLEYFGEDWTPASGDEGRIAEPGHCFEWAWLFERLARSGAPNAVAVSDAMTAFGRRHGIDAQRGVAINEVLTDGRVVNGKARLWPQTERLKVAVVRYHRTGSDEDLCEVADAWTGLRKYFLPEAQHLWRDKMNEDGSFIEELAPGSSLYHISCAIWEMCSLRTSEKALESAS from the coding sequence ATGACGCTGGAAGGCGTGCCCAACGACGAATATTTCCGCACCTTCGTGCAGGCGCGGCACATCTATTCGATGGTCGCGGCGGGCAGGGCGGGCTGGACCGGCCCGTGGCGCGCGCTGGTGGACGAGACGATGCGCGTCGTCATCGCCAGAGCCAAGCGCCCCGATGGCTTCTACGTCCACCGCCTTGATCGTGACGCCGCCGTGCTCGACGCACGGGCGGACCTCTATGACCAGGCCTTCGTCCTCTTCGCGTTGGGCACGGCAGGCGGCGCGCTGGGCGAGAAATCCTTCTTCGACGAGGCCGAGACGCTGCTCGACACGATCGAGGCGAACTGGTCGCACCCGGAAGGCGGCTTCCGCGAGGGTGAGATCGTCGATCCGTCAGTGCGTCGCCAGAACCCACACATGCACTTGTTCGAGGCGTTCAGCGCGCTGCACGAAGCCAGCGGCCGCAAGCGATTCGGCGACGCGGCGGTGGCCGTGGCGGAACTGTGCCGCACTCGACTGGTCGATCCGGTATCGGGTGCGCTGCTGGAGTACTTCGGCGAGGACTGGACCCCAGCGTCGGGCGACGAAGGCCGCATCGCCGAGCCGGGCCACTGCTTCGAATGGGCTTGGCTGTTTGAGCGCCTAGCCCGCTCGGGCGCCCCTAACGCCGTCGCTGTTTCTGACGCGATGACCGCTTTCGGCCGCCGCCACGGCATCGATGCGCAGCGCGGCGTCGCGATCAACGAAGTGCTGACTGACGGCCGCGTGGTCAACGGCAAGGCCCGCCTCTGGCCCCAAACCGAGCGCCTCAAGGTGGCGGTCGTGCGCTATCATCGCACCGGCAGCGACGAGGATCTGTGCGAAGTCGCCGACGCGTGGACCGGCCTGCGCAAGTACTTCCTGCCCGAAGCGCAACACTTGTGGCGCGACAAGATGAATGAGGATGGCAGCTTCATCGAGGAACTCGCCCCGGGCAGCTCGCTCTATCACATCTCCTGCGCGATCTGGGAGATGTGCTCCCTGCGCACCTCCGAGAAAGCGCTGGAGTCCGCTTCCTGA
- a CDS encoding WcbI family polysaccharide biosynthesis putative acetyltransferase has product MEQWLVISNCQTFGLANCLQAQVSDVQVTGVDTLLFNSDPDRFNATMDKYSTLFIADGVKGEIASARIDAIPDHVALPMVTCRVFHPDLVYLQHDGRPVVGPVGDYHSAIAYACFRAGMSVADTVLRFNGSFLERCGYMAMWLPERDRLVEDLATFGLDVAAPIRTWGRHEAFMFSINHPRIHVLHDIAAELLRAQGRPPFPGGIIPHDNLATGAAFAVYPEIGETLGVAGSYVFKDVGSYRPVDLEGFVAGCFASYERIGAAAIAPHPQFAQHVDYVAALL; this is encoded by the coding sequence ATGGAGCAGTGGCTCGTCATTTCGAACTGTCAGACCTTCGGCCTTGCCAACTGCTTGCAGGCGCAGGTTTCCGACGTGCAGGTCACGGGTGTGGACACCCTTCTGTTTAATTCCGATCCCGATCGCTTCAACGCGACGATGGACAAGTACAGCACCCTGTTCATCGCCGACGGTGTGAAGGGCGAAATCGCATCCGCACGGATCGATGCGATCCCGGATCACGTCGCCTTGCCGATGGTCACCTGCCGGGTGTTCCATCCAGATTTGGTCTACCTCCAGCACGATGGACGCCCCGTGGTCGGTCCGGTGGGCGATTATCACTCGGCGATCGCCTATGCCTGCTTCCGCGCCGGGATGAGCGTTGCCGATACTGTCCTGCGCTTCAACGGCAGCTTCCTGGAACGCTGCGGCTACATGGCCATGTGGCTGCCCGAACGCGACCGCCTGGTGGAGGATCTGGCCACTTTCGGCCTCGACGTCGCCGCGCCGATTCGGACATGGGGGCGGCATGAAGCGTTCATGTTTAGCATCAACCATCCGCGCATCCACGTCCTGCACGACATCGCGGCGGAACTACTGCGCGCACAGGGCCGCCCGCCGTTTCCCGGCGGGATCATTCCGCACGACAATCTCGCTACGGGTGCGGCCTTCGCGGTCTACCCGGAAATTGGGGAGACGCTGGGCGTGGCCGGAAGCTATGTCTTCAAGGACGTGGGCAGCTATCGCCCCGTCGACCTCGAAGGTTTCGTCGCGGGCTGCTTCGCAAGCTACGAACGGATCGGCGCGGCCGCGATCGCGCCACATCCGCAGTTCGCGCAGCATGTCGATTACGTGGCCGCGCTGCTCTGA
- a CDS encoding glycosyltransferase, with translation MMNDVTSASLAQALISDKFLINFNNLVSNPMRTGIQRVCYEFSTRWPYIDDTIAFVELGMDRIGILDPDFFESVRQLFEDNDDVLRALSSEFADLGIDPSPGWIGLLSARNRIICEISVEQALECCRAVISLEESLNLEFFSLAAATRPEKIFNLCHDFLSWTHSEFFSTDWRVADNISLSLANRRKYTHNIFTSTTTRDVFVNRINRGDRRPYRVIAPGADGLGRTYRKTAPGSFEFLVVGTLEPRKQSLHILRAFERLQARGHDARLCFAGRMGWLEPSDKAELEAAFERYSWLRWVDSPADDELRDLMMHCRASIYMSVAEGFGSPPVESLALGVPCIVTADLPSILDLAPGGQLRVEARDGQGLEDAVRRLLDDDAVLALQAEIETLELPTWQSFVDGIAALVTEKVGAPERSGAATSYRARLGILASLSLLRQFDREELVEHLVSSAIPGIGEDEMTQWLVRAERADWSNTEVALNLMAAFPEALPARLVNDAVTGNLETTAYIPPSFAKEWRARFRRLLQIPAYPAFHEAIYTDLLFRNPGPGEVDACMPFDERVTLRTTYLRGAINSEEYRARLEAGLRRRFPTGYADKISLPTIDWKLRVIEQLDSEAAVDRALLIDEDDEFLDAASLDLTGQVPSREGRARLQALLKGRHGRERALLRLLLSEAGLRRVKDPQAHLELIRTFALRAGLAMRQCADERTIAGKVNAVVALPGAGLAAGAAAFLGREATPTELLLADFGQKPASVKPGGADLLAARLVLYATLRGEIVLSPAFVGWAAERLAGSPDSDRSDAGQGRLTSSPETAFAVRFGRDPDVREAAVLTAAGAQGLDLADIVDAVRIAALRADQVRDILPELAHFAQDHVRFVERFGPLDGLSDALLSAAPEQRRKAWRRSTPQTAPNAQHVAPPPVLQAFGHTPRSEGDILTVDQLMALDGEDFVRMAYRKLLLREADEGGVQTYLKALGAGRSKAAIIYSLSLSAEGRAADANLVGLDGLVSRQRAMRRWPVRKMLQMAGVPL, from the coding sequence ATGATGAACGACGTGACTTCCGCCAGCCTCGCGCAGGCGTTGATCAGTGACAAGTTCCTGATCAACTTCAACAACCTCGTGTCCAATCCGATGCGCACGGGTATCCAGCGCGTCTGTTACGAGTTCAGCACGCGCTGGCCGTACATCGACGATACCATCGCCTTCGTGGAACTGGGTATGGATCGGATCGGGATCCTCGATCCCGACTTCTTCGAAAGCGTGCGCCAGCTGTTTGAGGACAATGACGACGTGCTGCGTGCCCTCTCGAGCGAATTCGCGGATCTCGGCATCGACCCCAGCCCAGGCTGGATCGGGCTGCTGTCCGCCCGGAACCGCATCATCTGCGAGATCTCCGTCGAACAGGCGCTGGAATGCTGTCGGGCAGTCATCTCTCTGGAAGAGTCGCTCAACCTCGAATTCTTCAGTCTTGCGGCGGCGACGCGGCCAGAAAAGATTTTCAATTTATGCCACGATTTTCTGTCGTGGACCCATTCGGAGTTCTTCTCCACCGACTGGCGGGTTGCCGACAATATCAGTCTGTCGCTGGCGAACCGGCGCAAGTATACACATAACATCTTCACATCGACCACCACGCGCGACGTCTTCGTCAACCGCATCAATCGCGGTGACAGGCGTCCTTATCGCGTGATCGCACCGGGCGCCGACGGACTGGGGCGCACTTATCGTAAGACCGCGCCAGGTTCTTTCGAATTCCTCGTCGTCGGCACGCTGGAACCGCGCAAGCAGTCGCTGCATATCCTGCGCGCGTTCGAGCGACTGCAGGCGCGGGGCCACGATGCGCGCCTGTGCTTCGCGGGCCGCATGGGCTGGCTGGAGCCTTCCGACAAGGCGGAACTGGAAGCCGCTTTCGAGCGCTATTCGTGGCTGCGCTGGGTGGACAGCCCGGCGGACGACGAGCTGCGCGATCTCATGATGCACTGCCGCGCCTCTATCTACATGTCGGTGGCCGAGGGCTTTGGATCGCCGCCGGTGGAAAGCCTGGCGCTGGGCGTGCCGTGCATCGTCACCGCCGACCTGCCCAGCATCCTCGACCTCGCGCCCGGGGGCCAGTTGCGCGTTGAGGCGCGTGACGGCCAGGGGCTGGAGGATGCGGTGCGTCGCCTGCTCGACGATGACGCCGTGCTGGCGCTCCAAGCCGAGATCGAGACGCTGGAGCTGCCGACCTGGCAGTCCTTCGTCGACGGCATCGCGGCGCTCGTCACCGAGAAGGTGGGTGCTCCGGAGCGATCGGGCGCGGCCACAAGCTATCGCGCCCGCCTCGGCATTCTCGCCTCGCTGTCGCTGTTGCGGCAGTTCGACCGGGAGGAACTAGTAGAGCATCTCGTTTCGTCGGCGATCCCCGGGATCGGCGAGGACGAGATGACCCAATGGCTGGTCAGGGCGGAACGGGCGGACTGGTCCAATACCGAGGTCGCCTTGAACCTCATGGCCGCTTTCCCCGAAGCCCTGCCGGCGCGCCTCGTCAACGATGCTGTCACCGGCAATCTGGAGACGACCGCCTATATTCCGCCGAGCTTCGCGAAGGAATGGCGCGCCCGGTTCCGCAGGCTCCTGCAGATCCCGGCTTATCCCGCCTTTCATGAAGCCATCTACACTGACCTGCTATTCCGTAATCCGGGGCCAGGCGAAGTAGACGCGTGCATGCCTTTCGACGAGCGCGTGACGCTGCGCACGACGTACCTGCGGGGTGCCATCAACAGCGAGGAGTATCGCGCACGCCTGGAGGCGGGTCTGCGCCGCAGGTTCCCGACGGGCTATGCGGACAAAATTTCGCTGCCCACAATCGATTGGAAGCTGCGCGTGATCGAGCAGCTCGATTCCGAAGCTGCGGTGGACAGGGCATTGCTGATCGACGAGGATGACGAATTCCTCGACGCCGCTAGCCTCGACCTGACCGGGCAGGTGCCCTCGCGTGAAGGACGGGCAAGACTCCAGGCGCTGCTCAAGGGACGGCATGGCCGTGAACGCGCGCTGCTGCGCCTGTTGCTTTCCGAGGCGGGACTGCGCCGGGTGAAGGATCCGCAGGCGCACCTGGAACTGATCCGCACGTTCGCGTTGCGTGCAGGGCTGGCAATGCGGCAATGCGCGGATGAGCGCACGATCGCCGGCAAGGTCAATGCCGTGGTGGCGCTTCCGGGCGCCGGTCTGGCTGCGGGCGCGGCGGCGTTCCTGGGCCGCGAAGCGACGCCGACGGAACTGCTTCTTGCCGACTTCGGGCAGAAGCCGGCATCGGTAAAGCCCGGCGGCGCGGACCTGCTGGCTGCCCGGCTGGTGCTTTATGCGACGTTGCGCGGGGAAATCGTGCTGTCGCCTGCCTTTGTGGGCTGGGCGGCGGAACGTCTAGCGGGATCGCCGGATTCGGACCGGAGCGATGCCGGGCAGGGGCGTCTCACGTCTTCGCCCGAAACCGCCTTCGCCGTGCGGTTTGGTCGGGATCCCGACGTGCGGGAAGCTGCCGTGCTCACCGCGGCGGGCGCGCAGGGGCTGGACCTTGCCGATATCGTCGATGCGGTTCGGATCGCAGCGCTGCGGGCCGATCAGGTGCGCGACATCCTGCCCGAGCTGGCGCATTTCGCGCAGGACCACGTGCGCTTCGTCGAACGCTTCGGACCGCTTGATGGGCTGTCCGATGCCCTGCTGTCAGCCGCCCCGGAACAGCGCCGCAAAGCATGGCGCCGGTCCACGCCGCAGACGGCGCCGAACGCGCAGCATGTTGCGCCGCCACCGGTGCTGCAGGCGTTCGGCCATACGCCGCGCTCCGAAGGCGATATCCTGACCGTCGACCAGTTGATGGCGCTCGACGGCGAGGATTTCGTGCGCATGGCCTATCGTAAGCTACTGCTGCGCGAGGCCGACGAAGGCGGGGTGCAGACTTACTTGAAGGCGCTGGGTGCCGGACGCAGCAAAGCGGCGATCATCTATAGCCTGAGCCTCAGTGCAGAGGGCAGGGCCGCCGATGCCAACCTCGTCGGGCTTGACGGGTTGGTGTCCCGTCAGCGCGCGATGCGGCGCTGGCCGGTACGCAAGATGCTTCAGATGGCGGGCGTCCCGCTCTGA